The Phragmites australis chromosome 13, lpPhrAust1.1, whole genome shotgun sequence DNA window TGGGTGCGATGGTGGCGTCCACGTCGCTGAGGAGCAGCGCCGGGTTGCAGGACACGACCAAGCGGACCTGCGCGCGGGTGAGGCCTCGCGAGCGGAGGAAGGCGAGCGCGGCGTCGGGCCTGTCTGGGGAGCTGAGGTGCGCGAACCGCGGGGCCGCCTTGGCGGCCTTGGCCGGCGAGAAGCCGCAGGTGGAGACGAGGTAGTCGACCATGAAGTGCGGCGGGGTGGACGAGGTGGTGGAGAAGCGGAGGAAGAGAGTGCAGCCTCGGAATTCGGATGAGACGAATGGCAGGGGCGGGGGTAGTGGAGTAACGGATGCCGCGCGGTGCAGGGCGCGGCGGGCGAGCCGCCGCAGCGCCACGATGCGCGGGGCAGGAGGGTGCGGCCAAAGATGGGGACGGTTCGGCTCAATTCGACACGGGTATATTAAGACACGTAGATACGATTCGTTTAGACTCCTTAACTAAATGGATTGTACTGTGTTAGTTCATGTATCAAAATTTTAGGTCAAGTACAGTCTATTTAAGATCGGGTCGGGTTGGCACGACAGGTCTGATGACTTTTTTTTCGCCCGTCAGTCCacgaaaaattagaaaaaatcaaaaaaattacttttactCAGAATCAAACAACCAACTTTTTACTTATGGATTAAACATACTACCATTAcactatatatattatatgatATTAAATCTAAATAagttatataaaataaaaaatattaacaatTAAACCGGTCGTATCgtactttaaaaaaatagtcGTGACTCGTGTCGGTCCCTTATTCGGCCCACTTAGCAATCTTTAGGTGCGGCTGGGCATCTAGGAAAGTAGGAACCGTATTCGGCAGCCGCAAAGTTGGGCTCGAAATGTCCTATCGAAAAAGTTGTGCTCGTAATGACTCCGAAAGTATGAAGTCCAGGCAAGGCCCATCTGGCAGCCGGGCGCACATGGTCCTGGGCAATAGCAGGGAGAGGAATTTCGGTCCGGTATATTTGGTTTATCAGGTCTATGGTAAATTCTGATAAAAAAAGAGTATTTATTTATCtttatttagtttgaaatttattaaattttaattaaattttatcTGTTATATGTGAGATATTTGATAAATCATATTTACCGGTAAACAAAACCCTGAACAAAAGGCGAGTTGGGCCGGGTTGAAGACCACcatatttagacttcatttgAAATTCGTAGAAAGCCTACAGAAAACGGTCAAATGCACGCATCAATTGGGAAAATTTCTCCGCGTTTCCGAAACATTGCTCAAGGGGAAGCAAACAAGTGAACAACAAATGCAGAGTTGAAGATATTACTGTTTTACTGCACGTACAGATAGAGACGATTACTAGTAAATTGTAACATCATCCAAGTAGCTTGAGGAACTCTGACTTGAAGGCGTCCATGTGCACTGGTTGGAGCATGGACACCGACACCTGCACCCCTTCGCCATCCCTGGCCCGGACCAGGGCCACTTGCCCGTCGTGGTTCATCCTGATCGGCTCCGTCCGCCTAGGCTTCCCCCACCCGAAGTCGGCGACGTCGTACGCCCTGAAGTTTGACGACCCCGACACGTTGATGAACAGATTCATGTGAACCACGCCGACTATGCTCATGATCTCCCATCCGGCAAGTGGGTTCTCCGTCATCTCGCGGACGGCGTCCTGGACCGCCGAAGCCGCGGGCGCCAGCGCGTGCTCGGCGCGGAGCTCCCGCGCGGGCAGTCTCGCGAGGCACAAGGAGAGGCACGCACCGAAGTACTCCGCGCCGGCGGGAGGGTCGAGGCGGTCGCGGATGTCGGCAAAGAAGATCAGGAACACGTCGTCGTCTGCGGGGGAAGGCCTGGTCCGGGCGAAGGACGTCCAGGCTAGCGCGATTACGGCGACGAAGCTGGACGGGGGGCGGCGCAAGGGCAAGCCTTGGGCTTCGCCGAGCCGGACGATGCGCTGCTTGAGGCGCTGGATGTGTTGTGCGTCACAGGTGAATGTTCGGCGAGTGAACCGCATGCGGTCTCGTATCGCAAACGAGGGCATGGACGCCTGTGGTAAGGTAAGAAAGAACAATCGGATGAACATATCAAAACCCAAATTCGATAGTTGGAAATTCGCAGGAACTTACCACTGGCAGATTCGGCGCGTACTTTCTCAAGACGCTCCGGGCCAGCTCCTCGCCTCCAGGAAGCCTGACAAGCGAGCGGTCGAAGACCGGCGCCGTGGGCGGAGTGTCCCCCCGACACGCCGCGGCCCACGCTTCCACGAACCTCCACAGAGACCGCCCGTCCGCGACGGCGTGGTGCACCGTCAGCCCGACAGCCATCCCGCCTCCCTCGAGACGCGTGGCCTGCACGGCCAGCACCGACGCCGGCAGCTCGCCCATGTTGACCTCAGGAACGAGCCGCTTGAACGTGTGCACGTCGTGCTCCTCGTTGCCTGCAAGGCGGCGGACGTCGGCCTCGGACTCCGCGACCACGAACCTGACGCCGTCGGAGGCGGAGCAAACGATGGCGACGTCGCCGGTGTCCGCGAGGTAGTGGAGCTTGCCAGCGACCGGGGCGTGGGTGGCCAGGGTCGCCGCGAGGGAGGATTTGAGGGACTCGATAACAGTGTCGAAGGGCGGAAGCTGGTCGCCCTCGAAGAAGAGGAGGTGCTGCAGCACCGGACGCACGACCCACTGGGCCTCCATGGCGTTGAGTTTGATGGCCTCCGGCGGCGGCCCTACCGCTGACGGCACACGGACGTAGCTGACGTCGATGATTCTCACCGGAGACATGGCCGGGGCTGAGCGCCTGAGTAACAAGTGGTCGGAATACAAATCGGAAAGAACTGAGTAGCTATCTTCTACTTAAGTCCGAGAAAGTAGTAACTGTGATGAATCAAGCCACGGTCATGTGCGTGTACAGATCAGCGAACACATGAAAGCACGATGCGGCAACAGGTGATTGTTCCGAAAATCCTTTTCCGCGCTAGCCAAGTCCTCTAACGTGGGGCCATGTAGGCCTCAGATTCCTACAAATATTTGTTTACCATGCAGAACCGATCTTCAACTTGGCTTAATGTGACAATATGTCTCATTCAAAATTATTGCTGCCATGAAGTGGAAAaaaactttgtttcatattaGGCCTACCAAAGCTCTTTAGGTCAGCGggtggagaggagggaggatggGGAACGGGAGGGGGCTGCTAGGCCACAGGGGTTGTATTATTAGTTATGCGGCTTTTAAGGGTGCAACTCAGGAAGGGGCCTCAGGTGTGATTATACGAGATGAGCATGGCTCCTTTAAGACAGCagaagctatttttttatacaaGCTTAAGTCAACTCCAGCAAAATCAATACCCAGTACTACATACTCcgtaaagtactgtagcactggaaactGAACTCCACAGATACCTCATCAAGTGCTGTACCCCAGAGCTACAGTactccgcaaagtactgtagcacgggAAACTGCACTCCACAGATACTCATTCAACAGAAAAACGCGccggtactgtagcaacactgtttaCAGAGGTTGACAGACGggcctagagagagaaaaagaggaatagaagataggaaatgaggtaactgctggagatgaaaaaaataaaggatgctgtaatagtgatagagaatgttgtaatagtgtttttgaggatgaaaatttgagatagctgCTGGAAATGGCTTTACCGATGTTATTTGCGCTGAAGCAGTGGTGATCCGTGATGGACTCAGACTTGCGGTCAATATGGGTTATCGTAGGGTGATTTTGGAGTCTGATAATATTCAGCGGTGAATTTGCTACGTTTTAAAGATGGAGAGCGTTCGATAGCTGCTGGTATCTGGCATGAAGTTCAAGAGCTTTGTAAGAGATGTTTTGACGTgtctttctcttttgttcccagAGATGCAAACAGGGTAGCTCATCGTTGTGCAATCGAGGTCTTACGTAGTGTCACGCATGTGTTTGTGGACTGATACTATCCCAATTCCCAATTTTCTTAGATCAAACCTTAAGGACAGATTGTAACCCTGCTTTGCATTAATAAAGCTCCTGTCTTTGCCTAAAAAAACGTGGGGTGtcaaatttttttctaaaaactctgcctcaaaacttttgagcaaactttttttgttaattttttcttaaaactttttaaactaaaattttctcGTGCAATTTTGTTCTCAAAACTTTTTAAGTCAAATTTTTTCTTGtgcaaacttttgcaaaaaggAAATAACGCGGGAGAAAAATGTTTCCGTAAAAGGAAAGAGCAGGAGACTGTCAGGAGATTCACGAGTTCGCGTTCAaatgcgtgcgtgcgtgcgaaTTAGAATCGTCCTGATTGTACTGGACAGCAACAGCTATGCAGTAATGCAGAGCATCTCAACCCTTTCGAGCCGCTCTTTCATGTTAATACAAGACATGCAACTCCACATCTCTTGTATACATAATCTATCTGGAGGTTTATCTCTGACATTTAATATTCatctatttattattatttttacgtaccttattatttttttatccacTTATCCAACACAAATAAACAATCCGAATAAAGTAATTATTTTTACGTaccttattatttttttatccacTTATCCAACACAAATAAACAATCCGAATAAAGTAggtggtgatttttttttttgggttagTGTTACTATATAGACTAGAAGAACCCCAACGGTAGCACATACAACTGGCAGGAGAAGAATATGACAATAGTCAGTTTGAACTCAGATTAAATCTGTTCTTAAGGGCTTATTTATTTGAACTTCTgtttttaaattaaatctatcatatttgaaaataggttgttaacttctataataaatatttggcttctcagcacatagctttaAAAAAGTTTTTCAACGAGCTTCTCAGTTTTAGTTTAATTTTCTCGTAAacaaattttcttcttcttcaaaaacCACTTCTACATAACCTCATTTATTCTGTTTTCTACTTCTACCTTCTAATAGCAGCAAAAATataactaaaaacaaaaaacaaacagaAATCTCCAGCCGACTCTACAATAGACTTCTGGTGAAATCTCCAGCCGACTCTACTGTTTATAAGTTTCTGGTGGTCTAAGATTATGGCAAGTTAAGTATGCTGAGAGGGATTAATTCACATAAAAGGCTAGCTGAATAGCTGAACCTACACATCCATTTCAGAACTCAGACATCATTTCggttcaaaagaaaaagaatccaGACATCATCGGTTTTCAGTTCGATCTCTTCCTGGTGTGTCTGGTGATCTGagcttttcctcttctctttgCAAGCGTGCGACATCCAGGCACGCAAACTGGTCAATCAGATCTGCCTCCGTGTggtctaaaaaaaatcagatctACCTCCGTGAACAACGTTTGAACACTCGTATGCAACACTGCACTTGAGTGAAGGTCAGACAAAGTCTACATGCACCGCAGCAACAAATGACGAATGCAATTACCCAAAAACGTAAGCAAACATACTTTTCACGTCTCAGGTACAGCTTAAACAGCTAGAATAACTACAACACTTGCACAGTCTTATTTGAAGTTCACATCAGAGATGTCTACGTACGTAGACTTCAACCTCTTCGGCCATACCCACACGTATTTatataaaaagttataagcaAGCTACGTACTAGGAAGTAGTAGACGGCCGTACCAAGTTTGGGACCAAAACACACACAAGTTGGCGGAggcaggccggccggccggcgcatACACCACCATTCATCAGCTTGTTCCTTGGCCAAGCTGGATGGAGAGACGTTGCCAGTCCTAGTGGTGATTCCCTCCATTCCCGCCGTTCCCTTCTCTGGGACGGTCCGGCGGCCGCGGCCTCCGCACTGCCCACACCCGAGTGACCACCTCCTGCATGTAGAAATACTACAGCAATTGCATATGGTAACAGGCGAGCTGGTTAATTAACTCTGGCCACACTAATTACGAAATGCTTGCACAGAGCGGCGATCCACTTACGTTAGCCTTCTCGCCGCCCTCTCCTTCTTGAGGCGAATTCGCGGGAGCTGCAGCTTCAGGTGCAACAGCAGCCGGCTTCGGATCGCTGAAAGAGCCCTGCAGGCCCAAGCAGCCGGCACAGGCCCGGAGCAAGTACTGCAGCGGGGAGCAAGGATTCGCAAAGATGCCGAAGAGTGACGAGGCTTCTTCAGAGcccccctcctccacctccttgaGCTGACCCGTCGATTCTTCAGAGTTCCTCTCCACTTTATACCCGCCGCGCCGATCCATCGATTCCTCAGAAttgttctcctcctcctcctcttcgttgTGCTGATCCGTCGATTCTTGGTACTTGTTCTCCTCCTTTTCCTTGTGCTGATCCATTGCCTCGGTCTCTGTGGCCGCTCTAGATGCCCGGAGCTTCTGGCGAGGGGAGGAGCTGTGTCTAGACAGCTAGTGATACTGTTTCTCTTTGTTCAACTTTTCTGTGCACTCCCCTTTCCTGAGGACGCTGCTGATGCGTTCAGGGTCTTAACTCCCCTCTGCGCCTAGAGTCCCCTATTTATTGCTGTGGAACTGGAACAGGTGGGGGCCAAGACAATTGCCAACAATGCCCCTCGAGGATTGGACCAGCAGGTATTTTGGTGTTTGATCAACATAAACAAAGCGTATCTGTTAGACTGCGATCAGGGGTGAAACTTGAGCTGAAATGATCGTGCTGCCACTTcactatatatatctaacaatatatataaatttatatagtTAATATGAGAATGTTACtaataaaaaatttctttatCATGATGCTGCACCACCCAAGCTACATGTAGCTTCACCTCTGGCTGCGATATCCTTTGCTTAAGTTCAGAGTTAGGTTGCCGAATGCTACTGCTCCGGTAGAATACTCCAATGAAGGATTCTACACTTTGGGCTGCTGTGCAATCAGCTAGTGCGTCGCTATACGCCAATAGATTGCTGATATATGCACTGGAGTTATGTAGCTATACGCCAATAGATTACTGATATACGCACCAGAGTTATGTAGTCCAAGCATTATGTATTTGGTTGCATTTTATACCCTGTGCCCTTTACTCCTCGCCAACTGCACCGCATACACATGCTAATCAACTGTAGAAGGTCAGTCTTGTAAATGGGCCGCCATACGTTGCCATGGCAGTAGTGCGCCTGCTCCACGCCCACACCAAACCAGCTGCGAGGGCATTGAAATATTGAATCGAAGAACGCCTCGCCTCACCTGCTCCGGTTTAATTTCTGTCGCGCTTTACTACTTGCAGTGTATGTGTGGTTTTCAGTTGGTTGATGCCTGAGCCTGACCAGTCAACATCTCGTCAGAATTATTACTTGTTAATCCAACACTGGGATTCACTGATCCAGGCGCTTATCCTCTCGACGACAGGGTTTTGTCCGTCTTATTTGTCGAGTTTTCTGGCTGCAGAATCCGGGGAACGACAGCACAATATCGATCGATGTGAGCTAGCTACCTACTCTTATTTTCCCTGTCAGTTAGAGAACTATAATACTTGTGTTTGAAGAGAAGTTGATCAGTACTAGTACCTTCTAGTATCAATCCCACATACTAATGTTGATCGCTTCCAAATTTGATTAGCTCCTGGCAATGTCGACGTGGCGAATCTGTACAGCTGCATCCTGGCCACGGTGCGCTTGCCCATCGATCTTAGCCGGACTGCGAGTCTGCAAGACCCTACATCAGCACGGCCTCTTAAATCGTTGTCCCCTGTTTGATTTTCATCCGACTGTAGCACGAGTTAATACTACACCTACCTGGTTTCTCCTTCAGAGCGAAACATGAACGTGGTTTAGTACGGATCAGGGTACAAGATCGTAGTAACCTTCGTCCTCGCGGCAATCAACTTTCAATTCAGCCACGTCCTCGTCTGCATCCTGCAAGCTATCGTCCCATCGTTCATGGCTGGAACCAATACGGCGGTTCAATTTTTGAGCAGCATTGAAACGAGGGAAACGCGTCATCGATGGGCTGGGCCGAAATTACAGATATACAAATGGGCCTAGACTCCGGTGACCAAACCATTTCCCGTATCATGggcgatttttttatttttcaaatttagcaattttagatTGCCGTTTAGAAAAAGTAGCAACTATAGGTGCATGTGGTTCTTCCAAAGGACAacctattaaaatataaaaaatacagcattctattactctcaaaattcaaaacactatgtaaatagtcatgaaaaatttagaaaaaaaattatggtgtAGAAAATGCTATCTAGCTTTCacaaaattttcagctcaaaaaattatttgtacagtgagaaaaaataatttttaaatactGAAATTCGTACGTtctttgctgaaattttaggGATTCTGAAATTTATGGGCTTCGACCCAAACCACAGCTCAAATTCCAAGCCCAGAATAGAGACTCGGGACGGCGAAACCAGCTCAACCAACACCGGACTCCACCACACGCGCAACTGGATCGCCGAAACGGCCTCCGAGCTGGCGCGTTTCGCGCCAGTGGCTGCTAACCACGCGAACTAATCGCAGCAACGAACCAGCCAAATGCCCAAATCATCCGCCTGGCCGAACAGCAACTCCAACCGCGACCGCATCAAAACACCACGCCGCGCCTCCTCCCATGGCAGCGGCGCGGACCACAGCTTCTCGCTCTCGATCGCCTCGACGTGCTCCGAGGGAGCGGGCTGCGGTGGCCGGTGCAGCACTGGCAGCTCAGCTCGTCTCCCTCCGGGATGGGCGACGTCGACGTGGTCGACGATGCCGAGCACAGGACGCGGCCGGCGTCGCTGTCGGCGGAGGATACCGACGATGATGTGGCCAGCAAGAAGCCCATCCTGCGGCAGGCGTCGCCGTCCCTGGCACGCGTCGCGGGCCGCGCGCTGGAGGAACCGCCGAAGCGGCAAAGGCCGGGGCGCCGGTCACGGCCCGTGCGGATGTTCCAGCGAATGTGCCGGTCGCTCCCGGTGCTGACGCCGCGTTGCGGGCGACAGCTGCAGCCCGGGGCGTGCCGCATCGCGGCGCCGCCGCGGCTCACGTCGTCGGACTCCCTCCTGTCACAGCTCATCGCGTCGTCCGCAAACCCGGGGACGTCCCGCCGCCGCGTGACCGGCACACTGTTCGGGTATCGTGACGGCCGCGTCGCGCTGTCGTTGCAGGACAACGCGCGGTGCCAGCCGACGCTCGTCGTGGAGCTCGCGCTCCCGACGCACGCGCTGCTCCGCGAGCTCGGTACCACCGCGGGCGCGCGCATCGTGCTGGAGAGCGAGAAGCGCGCGGACGTCGTCGTTGACGGCGACGGCGTTGTCAGGTGGCGCGACGACGACAACGACGACGGGTGGGTGCTGGAGGAGCCCATGTGGACCATGTTCTTCAACGGCAAGAGGGTGGGCTACGCGGTGCGGCGGGAGCCCACCGAAGACGACATCGCGGTGCTGGAGACGCTGTGGGCGGTGTCGATGGGTGGCGGCGTCCTCCCCGGCAGATCGGACGTGGACGGGGCCGACGGTGAGATGGCGTACATGCGAGGCAGCTTCGAGCACACCATCGGCTCTCGGGACTCGGAGTCGCTGTACATGGTCGGGCCGCCCGGCGGCGACTGCCCGGAGCTCGCCATCTTCTTCGTTAGGCTGTGAATGAACAAACAGTGTACACAAACGCACGCATGGCTAATATTTCTCAGTCGTCTTGTCTCCTTAAGCCTGAGCGTCAGAAATAATGTTCATTATGATCATCAACGATTAGTTAGgcgaaacaaaataaaaatcacgAGAAGTCCTCAGGTTCATTAAGATGAGATGTCACGTCGGTCGATCACAACGGACATGTAACCTGCAGAGCTCCCCTAGGTACTCAAATGCATGACTGTGCAGGCCGCATAGTACTGCAGCAGAGGCCAGAGAGTACCCTGCTGCATGCGTGCACCCTTTGCTCGCATGTCTTATCAATACTATACTACTAAGCAGGCGGAATCGGCGCGCTCTCAGCCCCTCTCCCTCGCTGTAGCTCCTGTGCTGACAGTTAGGTCCCACCACTTCAATCTCTGGTCAGCAGAACGGTATGTTCTAGTGAGTTTTGATACTTACAAGTCTtcaaagtatataaaaaaaaacagaccGCGAGCTCAGACAAACACCAGAAATAAGAAAACGTACTGGAGCTACTGTATCATACTACCATGACACCAAATATTGCACGAGAAATACTGTGCTGTACAGTAACTAATGTTCTCAGAtacttagaaaaaaatattccattctaaaaaaatcaacaaaatatctCGCTTATTTATTTCCTCATACACGTATGCCCAGATAAAATCTAGCATTTTCCTCCAAAAACTTTAGCCACCGACAGAAAAAAATCTCACTTATTTATTTCCTCATACATGTACGCCTAGATAAAATCCAATGTTTCCCTCTGGAAACTTTAGCTGCTGGCGGAAACTTTAATCGCCGGCAAAAAAAACCCCGTGAccttattttccaaattaataCTTCTCTCATTTATTCTTTCATTTATTCCTTCATGCATATGAGACCAAATAAAATCCAGCATTTTCCTCCGAAAACTCCAGGCAccgggcaaaaaaaaaaacactgctACCTCATTTTTCAAATTAATACTTCTTACCTGTTACTAGCCACCGACTCAGAAAATCCTTGCCACCTCCTTCTTCTATATTTCTCTCACGTTCTCGCTCCATCTCAACTCCCACGAGTCCAaagactcttgctcttgccaaGTAGCAAAGTTGGAGAACCGATCAGTTAGGTGTGCTTTTCGTGAGCTCTCTCTTTAGCCTCACGGTCTTCCTCCCTGGCTCTCTCTCGGCCTGCGGGCGCAACGAAGATTTTTTTTGGGCAATTTCTTCGTGTCAACATTCCGGATCTACTTCCCTCACCATTGACAATTCATACTTAAAAACggcaatgataaaaaaatagataaaaattagattaaaaaattacactGATGTCAGTTTATTAGCTTAACACATAAATGCCCAACAACAAAAGAACGCAAAATTGATCCATGGCCCTACATTTCAATTAGTGTGTCcgtaacaaaaacaaaaaaaaacaaaaaaaggccAATTTTACCCTTCGAATACAGCTTACAAATCATATAGCATTTCATTAATACATTTATTCGAGACGAGCGTAGCAACACGCGCCATTCTGCCTAAGTATATACTAACGGTAGAAGAATTCTCAAGATCTCAGTGCctctgctactgtagcagtgggctctgagtatatatatacatgtatacatatgtgtgtatatatatatatgtatacatatatataattttttttggaaattctaGGAAATGtcgaaataaatattagttatattaataaatcagttgaaaaaaaatctaaaatgcaaaaaaaatatctaaaactcaaaaaaatatgaaacagtttttttaggttagtattactttcacctacatgttaaaactatgtacatgcataaaagtactattgttttctctataattaattacatgtgtttaacattaataatttcataaataaatattgaaatatacaaaatttgttaacctaattttt harbors:
- the LOC133889172 gene encoding protein MIZU-KUSSEI 1-like, producing the protein MGDVDVVDDAEHRTRPASLSAEDTDDDVASKKPILRQASPSLARVAGRALEEPPKRQRPGRRSRPVRMFQRMCRSLPVLTPRCGRQLQPGACRIAAPPRLTSSDSLLSQLIASSANPGTSRRRVTGTLFGYRDGRVALSLQDNARCQPTLVVELALPTHALLRELGTTAGARIVLESEKRADVVVDGDGVVRWRDDDNDDGWVLEEPMWTMFFNGKRVGYAVRREPTEDDIAVLETLWAVSMGGGVLPGRSDVDGADGEMAYMRGSFEHTIGSRDSESLYMVGPPGGDCPELAIFFVRL
- the LOC133887666 gene encoding uncharacterized protein LOC133887666 isoform X2, whose protein sequence is MDQHKEKEENKYQESTDQHNEEEEEENNSEESMDRRGGYKVERNSEESTGQLKEVEEGGSEEASSLFGIFANPCSPLQYLLRACAGCLGLQGSFSDPKPAAVAPEAAAPANSPQEGEGGEKANEVVTRVWAVRRPRPPDRPREGNGGNGGNHH
- the LOC133887666 gene encoding uncharacterized protein LOC133887666 isoform X1, which encodes MDQHKEKEENKYQESTDQHNEEEEEENNSEESMDRRGGYKVERNSEESTGQLKEVEEGGSEEASSLFGIFANPCSPLQYLLRACAGCLGLQGSFSDPKPAAVAPEAAAPANSPQEGEGGEKANYFYMQEVVTRVWAVRRPRPPDRPREGNGGNGGNHH
- the LOC133889803 gene encoding phenolic glucoside malonyltransferase 1-like, whose product is MSPVRIIDVSYVRVPSAVGPPPEAIKLNAMEAQWVVRPVLQHLLFFEGDQLPPFDTVIESLKSSLAATLATHAPVAGKLHYLADTGDVAIVCSASDGVRFVVAESEADVRRLAGNEEHDVHTFKRLVPEVNMGELPASVLAVQATRLEGGGMAVGLTVHHAVADGRSLWRFVEAWAAACRGDTPPTAPVFDRSLVRLPGGEELARSVLRKYAPNLPVASMPSFAIRDRMRFTRRTFTCDAQHIQRLKQRIVRLGEAQGLPLRRPPSSFVAVIALAWTSFARTRPSPADDDVFLIFFADIRDRLDPPAGAEYFGACLSLCLARLPARELRAEHALAPAASAVQDAVREMTENPLAGWEIMSIVGVVHMNLFINVSGSSNFRAYDVADFGWGKPRRTEPIRMNHDGQVALVRARDGEGVQVSVSMLQPVHMDAFKSEFLKLLG